A part of Cannabis sativa cultivar Pink pepper isolate KNU-18-1 chromosome 6, ASM2916894v1, whole genome shotgun sequence genomic DNA contains:
- the LOC115725298 gene encoding bZIP transcription factor 11: MASSSGTSSGSFQNSGSEEDLQALMDQRKRKRMLSNRESARRSRMRKQKHLDDLTAQVSQLRKENHQIMTSVNITTQHYLNVESENSILRAQMSELTHRLQSLDEIINFLNATNNAVVLGGGSGSNGGDHFMTGGTCFGTVEPMESFLNPLNFSTMNQPIMASADVFNQY, encoded by the coding sequence ATGGCTTCATCAAGTGGAACATCATCAGGTTCGTTTCAAAACTCAGGTTCAGAAGAAGATTTACAGGCTTTAATGGatcaaagaaagagaaaaagaatgTTATCAAACAGAGAATCTGCAAGAAGATCAAGGATGAGGAAACAAAAGCATTTAGATGATCTAACGGCTCAGGTTTCACAGCTTAGAAAAGAGAATCATCAGATCATGACAAGTGTCAACATCACAACACAACACTATCTCAACGTTGAGTCTGAGAATTCAATCCTCAGAGCCCAAATGAGTGAACTCACTCATAGACTTCAGTCGTTGGATGAGATTATTAACTTTCTAAACGCAACTAATAATGCTGTCGTTTTGGGTGGAGGAAGTGGATCCAACGGTGGAGATCATTTCATGACTGGTGGGACTTGTTTCGGTACGGTTGAGCCTATGGAAAGTTTTCTGAACCCTTTGAATTTTTCAACCATGAACCAACCTATTATGGCTTCTGCAGATGTTTTTAATCAGTactaa